From the Dunckerocampus dactyliophorus isolate RoL2022-P2 chromosome 12, RoL_Ddac_1.1, whole genome shotgun sequence genome, one window contains:
- the gpr4 gene encoding G-protein coupled receptor 4 isoform X1, translating to MCNISFCNVDSKVDQYFQPALYIIVIVLGLPTNCMALWAAYMQVRQRNELGIYLINLSVADLLYISTLPLWIDYFLQRDDWIHGQESCKLFGFIFYTNIYVSIAFLCCISLDRYLAVAYPMRFVKVRRIKTAILVSATVWIIEIVANSAPLFHDELFQGRFNHTFCFEKYPMQDWVAGMNLYRTFLGFLAPWTAMLVAYRGILVAVRCNVSTEQQEKAKIQRLALSLILIVLFCFGPYHVLLLVRSVMFLRKPCDCGSEESLFAAYHVSLALTSLNCVADPILYCFVNEGARHDVGRALSALLSAACHKGAGSSPSHADMLNGASVTVETPLAAKKQPCVYADGGKTSSYKTELVALKEECLQMSILRK from the exons ATGTGCAACATCTCCTTCTGCAATGTGGACAGCAAGGTGGACCAGTACTTCCAGCCAGCACTCTACATCATTGTCATCGTGCTGGGCCTCCCCACCAACTGCATGGCGTTGTGGGCTGCCTACATGCAG GTGCGCCAACGCAACGAGCTGGGCATCTACCTGATCAACCTGTCAGTGGCGGACCTGCTGTACATCAGCACACTTCCTCTGTGGATCGACTACTTCCTGCAGCGCGACGACTGGATCCACGGCCAGGAGAGCTGCAAGCTTTTTGGTTTCATCTTCTACACCAACATCTACGTCAGCATCGCCTTCCTCTGCTGCATCTCTCTGGACAGATACCTGGCTGTGGCCTACCCGATGAGGTTTGTCAAGGTGCGACGCATCAAAACAG CCATCTTGGTCAGCGCCACAGTCTGGATCATTGAGATCGTGGCCAACTCTGCGCCGTTGTTCCACGACGAGCTCTTCCAAGGTCGCTTCAACCACACcttttgctttgaaaagtaCCCCATGCAGGATTGGGTGGCCGGGATGAACCTCTACAGGACCTTCCTGGGCTTCCTGGCTCCTTGGACCGCCATGCTGGTGGCCTACCGCGGCATCCTGGTCGCCGTGCGCTGCAACGTGTCCACCGAGCAGCAGGAAAAGGCCAAAATCCAGCGGCTGGCGTTGAGTCTGATTCTGATTGTGCTGTTCTGTTTCGGCCCGTACCATGTTCTCCTCCTGGTGCGGAGCGTCATGTTTCTGAGGAAGCCGTGTGACTGCGGCTCAGAGGAGAGCTTGTTTGCAGCCTATCATGTTTCGCTGGCGCTCACCAGCCTCAACTGTGTCGCTGACCCCATTCTGTACTGCTTTGTCAACGAGGGGGCCAGGCACGACGTAGGCCGTGCTCTCTCGGCTTTGCTGTCTGCAGCGTGCCACAAGGGCGCCGGCTCCTCGCCGTCGCACGCCGACATGCTCAACGGCGCCTCTGTGACCGTGGAAACTCCCCTGGCTGCAAAGAAGCAGCCGTGCGTTTACGCGGATGGCGGCAAAACCAGTAGCTACAAGACAGAACTGGTGGCGCTGAAGGAGGAATGTCTACAGATGAGCATCCTCAGGAAGTAA
- the gpr4 gene encoding G-protein coupled receptor 4 isoform X2 — translation MLLSYRTTLSLTSFEVSFLVFRSEALEVRQRNELGIYLINLSVADLLYISTLPLWIDYFLQRDDWIHGQESCKLFGFIFYTNIYVSIAFLCCISLDRYLAVAYPMRFVKVRRIKTAILVSATVWIIEIVANSAPLFHDELFQGRFNHTFCFEKYPMQDWVAGMNLYRTFLGFLAPWTAMLVAYRGILVAVRCNVSTEQQEKAKIQRLALSLILIVLFCFGPYHVLLLVRSVMFLRKPCDCGSEESLFAAYHVSLALTSLNCVADPILYCFVNEGARHDVGRALSALLSAACHKGAGSSPSHADMLNGASVTVETPLAAKKQPCVYADGGKTSSYKTELVALKEECLQMSILRK, via the exons ATGTTGCTGAGCTACAGGACAACGTTGTCTTTAACTTCCTTTGAAGTCTCATTCCTAGTTTTTCGAAGTGAAGCATTGGAG GTGCGCCAACGCAACGAGCTGGGCATCTACCTGATCAACCTGTCAGTGGCGGACCTGCTGTACATCAGCACACTTCCTCTGTGGATCGACTACTTCCTGCAGCGCGACGACTGGATCCACGGCCAGGAGAGCTGCAAGCTTTTTGGTTTCATCTTCTACACCAACATCTACGTCAGCATCGCCTTCCTCTGCTGCATCTCTCTGGACAGATACCTGGCTGTGGCCTACCCGATGAGGTTTGTCAAGGTGCGACGCATCAAAACAG CCATCTTGGTCAGCGCCACAGTCTGGATCATTGAGATCGTGGCCAACTCTGCGCCGTTGTTCCACGACGAGCTCTTCCAAGGTCGCTTCAACCACACcttttgctttgaaaagtaCCCCATGCAGGATTGGGTGGCCGGGATGAACCTCTACAGGACCTTCCTGGGCTTCCTGGCTCCTTGGACCGCCATGCTGGTGGCCTACCGCGGCATCCTGGTCGCCGTGCGCTGCAACGTGTCCACCGAGCAGCAGGAAAAGGCCAAAATCCAGCGGCTGGCGTTGAGTCTGATTCTGATTGTGCTGTTCTGTTTCGGCCCGTACCATGTTCTCCTCCTGGTGCGGAGCGTCATGTTTCTGAGGAAGCCGTGTGACTGCGGCTCAGAGGAGAGCTTGTTTGCAGCCTATCATGTTTCGCTGGCGCTCACCAGCCTCAACTGTGTCGCTGACCCCATTCTGTACTGCTTTGTCAACGAGGGGGCCAGGCACGACGTAGGCCGTGCTCTCTCGGCTTTGCTGTCTGCAGCGTGCCACAAGGGCGCCGGCTCCTCGCCGTCGCACGCCGACATGCTCAACGGCGCCTCTGTGACCGTGGAAACTCCCCTGGCTGCAAAGAAGCAGCCGTGCGTTTACGCGGATGGCGGCAAAACCAGTAGCTACAAGACAGAACTGGTGGCGCTGAAGGAGGAATGTCTACAGATGAGCATCCTCAGGAAGTAA